The Streptococcus oralis Uo5 genome includes a window with the following:
- a CDS encoding MarR family winged helix-turn-helix transcriptional regulator, with the protein MKQYLKEKISDNQLDLKTAIILNKVIRTFKPYEAKAAKEHGLTPTQFSVLETLYSKGELRIQDLIEKMLATSGNMTVVIRNMVRDGWISRTCDPKDRRSFFLKLTPAGRRKIEEVLPDHIDSIVEALSILEDGEKEDLIRILKKFKNL; encoded by the coding sequence ATGAAACAATATTTGAAAGAGAAAATTTCCGATAATCAACTAGACTTAAAAACAGCTATCATCCTCAATAAAGTCATACGGACTTTTAAACCATATGAAGCTAAGGCTGCTAAAGAACACGGGCTAACACCCACCCAATTTTCCGTTCTGGAAACCCTCTATAGCAAGGGGGAACTACGCATTCAGGATTTGATTGAAAAAATGCTAGCCACTTCTGGAAATATGACTGTTGTCATTCGAAATATGGTTCGAGATGGGTGGATTTCTAGAACTTGTGACCCCAAGGATCGTCGCTCTTTTTTCCTGAAATTAACACCTGCAGGACGCAGAAAAATCGAAGAGGTTCTTCCTGACCATATCGATTCGATCGTAGAAGCACTCAGCATCTTGGAAGATGGTGAAAAGGAAGATTTAATCCGCATTTTAAAAAAATTTAAAAATTTGTGA
- a CDS encoding DUF5590 domain-containing protein gives MKLRQKKAKNKLLIQYGIGIALVVLVMTTSFLYLISLSMKPYQDARLEGEKLAKQYAELEQVDQVDFYNGLEGYYSVLGHNKKQEAIAVLIEKNDHKIYVYQLDKGISQDKAATISREKGASDIDKITFGRYQDKPIWEVKSGNQYYLVDFETGAVIQ, from the coding sequence GTGAAACTAAGACAGAAAAAAGCAAAAAACAAGCTACTTATACAGTATGGAATCGGCATTGCTCTGGTAGTACTAGTCATGACGACTTCCTTCCTTTATCTGATATCACTCAGCATGAAACCCTATCAAGATGCTAGACTTGAGGGAGAAAAACTAGCCAAGCAGTATGCAGAATTGGAACAGGTAGATCAGGTTGATTTCTACAATGGTCTAGAGGGCTATTACAGTGTTCTGGGACATAATAAAAAGCAAGAGGCCATTGCCGTACTGATTGAAAAGAATGACCACAAGATTTATGTTTATCAGCTTGATAAGGGGATTTCTCAAGACAAGGCAGCGACGATTTCGAGGGAAAAAGGAGCTAGCGACATTGATAAGATCACCTTTGGTCGTTATCAGGACAAGCCGATTTGGGAAGTTAAGTCAGGAAACCAGTACTATCTGGTCGACTTTGAAACAGGAGCAGTGATCCAATAA
- a CDS encoding pyridoxal phosphate-dependent aminotransferase: protein MKLSKRVLEMEESVTLTSDARAKALKAQGKDVLFLTLGQPDFHTPENIQDAAIEAIRDGRASFYTVASGLPDLKAAVNTYFERYYGYSVAANEVTFATGAKFSLYTFFMAVVNPGDEVIIPTPYWVSYGDQVKMAEGVPVFVQAKEDNHFKVTVEQLEAARTDKTKVLVLNSPSNPTGMIYSREELMAIGNWAVAHDVLILADDIYGRLVYNGNEFVPISSLSEAIRKQTIVINGVSKAYAMTGWRVGYAVGNPEIIAAMSKLTGQTTSNLTAVSQYATIEALTGPQDSVETMRQAFEERLNTIYPLLCKVPGFEVVKPQGAFYLFPNVKKAMEMKGYTDVTEFTTAILEEVGLALITGAGFGAPENVRLSYATDMDTLKEAIHRLHRFMEK, encoded by the coding sequence ATGAAACTATCCAAACGTGTACTAGAGATGGAAGAAAGCGTCACTCTAACCAGTGATGCAAGAGCCAAAGCATTAAAAGCTCAGGGAAAAGATGTTCTTTTCTTAACCTTGGGACAGCCTGATTTTCATACTCCTGAAAACATTCAGGATGCAGCGATAGAAGCGATTCGTGATGGACGAGCTTCCTTTTATACAGTTGCTTCAGGTCTGCCAGACTTAAAGGCTGCGGTTAATACCTATTTTGAACGCTACTACGGGTATTCCGTAGCGGCTAACGAGGTTACCTTTGCCACTGGTGCTAAGTTCTCTCTCTACACCTTCTTTATGGCTGTGGTCAATCCAGGTGATGAGGTCATCATTCCTACACCATACTGGGTCAGCTATGGAGACCAGGTCAAGATGGCAGAAGGTGTGCCAGTCTTTGTCCAGGCTAAGGAAGACAATCACTTTAAAGTAACAGTAGAGCAGCTAGAAGCAGCCCGAACAGATAAGACCAAGGTCTTGGTTCTCAATTCACCATCGAATCCGACTGGTATGATTTACTCTCGTGAGGAACTCATGGCTATCGGAAATTGGGCTGTTGCGCATGATGTCCTTATCCTAGCAGATGATATTTATGGACGTCTGGTTTATAACGGGAACGAATTTGTTCCAATTTCTAGTCTGTCAGAAGCCATTCGCAAGCAAACCATCGTGATTAATGGTGTATCTAAGGCCTATGCCATGACTGGTTGGCGGGTAGGTTATGCTGTGGGAAATCCTGAAATTATCGCTGCTATGAGCAAACTAACAGGACAAACAACCTCTAACTTGACTGCCGTATCGCAATATGCTACCATTGAAGCCCTGACTGGACCGCAAGACTCTGTTGAAACCATGCGCCAAGCCTTTGAAGAGCGTTTGAATACCATTTATCCACTCTTGTGCAAAGTGCCAGGATTTGAAGTTGTCAAGCCCCAAGGAGCCTTCTATCTCTTCCCGAATGTTAAAAAAGCGATGGAGATGAAGGGGTATACCGATGTGACAGAGTTTACAACGGCTATTCTCGAAGAAGTCGGCCTTGCCTTGATTACAGGAGCTGGATTTGGAGCACCAGAAAATGTTCGTCTCAGCTATGCCACAGACATGGATACTTTAAAAGAAGCTATTCACCGTTTGCATCGGTTTATGGAAAAATAA
- the asnS gene encoding asparagine--tRNA ligase: MTKRVTIIEVKDYVGQEVTIGAWVANKSGKGKIAFLQLRDGTAFFQGVAFKPNFIEKFGEEVGLEKFDTIKRLSQETSVYVTGIVKEDERSKFGYELDITDIEVIGESQDYPITPKEHGTDFLMDNRHLWLRSRKQVAVMQIRNAIIYATYEFFDKNGFMKFDSPILSGNAAEDSTELFETDYFGTPAYLSQSGQLYLEAGAMALGRVFDFGPVFRAEKSKTRRHLTEFWMMDAEYSYLTHDESLDLQEAYVKALLQGVLDRAPQALETLERDTELLKRYIAEPFKRITYDQAIDLLQEHENDEDADYEHLEHGDDFGSPHETWISNHFGVPTFVINYPAAIKAFYMKPVPGNPERVLCADLLAPEGYGEIIGGSMREEDYDALVAKMEELGMDRTEYEFYLDLRKYGTVPHGGFGIGIERMVTFAAGTKHIREAIPFPRMLHRIKP; this comes from the coding sequence ATGACAAAACGTGTAACAATTATCGAAGTAAAAGACTACGTTGGTCAAGAAGTGACCATTGGGGCCTGGGTTGCCAACAAATCAGGAAAAGGAAAAATTGCCTTCTTGCAATTGCGTGATGGAACTGCCTTCTTCCAAGGTGTAGCCTTTAAACCAAACTTTATTGAAAAATTTGGTGAAGAGGTAGGTCTTGAAAAATTTGACACCATCAAACGCTTGAGCCAAGAAACTTCTGTTTATGTGACAGGAATTGTCAAAGAAGACGAACGTTCTAAGTTTGGCTATGAGTTGGATATTACAGACATCGAAGTCATCGGTGAATCTCAAGACTACCCAATCACACCAAAAGAACACGGAACAGACTTCTTGATGGACAACCGTCACTTATGGCTCCGCTCTCGTAAGCAAGTAGCGGTTATGCAAATCCGTAACGCGATTATCTATGCGACTTATGAGTTTTTCGACAAGAACGGCTTCATGAAATTTGATAGCCCAATTCTTTCAGGAAATGCGGCAGAGGATTCAACTGAACTCTTTGAAACAGACTACTTTGGAACGCCAGCCTACTTGAGCCAATCAGGTCAGCTTTACCTAGAAGCAGGAGCTATGGCTCTTGGTCGTGTCTTTGACTTTGGTCCAGTATTCCGTGCTGAAAAATCAAAAACGCGCCGTCACTTGACTGAGTTCTGGATGATGGACGCTGAATACTCATACTTGACACACGATGAGTCCCTTGACTTGCAAGAAGCTTATGTAAAAGCCCTTCTTCAGGGTGTTCTTGATCGTGCGCCTCAAGCCTTGGAAACCTTGGAACGTGACACAGAGCTCTTGAAACGCTACATTGCTGAGCCATTTAAACGCATCACTTACGATCAAGCCATTGACCTTTTGCAAGAGCATGAAAATGATGAAGATGCTGATTACGAGCATCTTGAGCATGGCGATGACTTTGGTTCACCACACGAAACATGGATTTCAAACCACTTTGGTGTGCCAACATTTGTTATCAACTATCCAGCAGCTATCAAGGCCTTCTACATGAAACCAGTTCCTGGAAATCCAGAGCGCGTGCTTTGTGCAGACTTGCTTGCACCAGAAGGATATGGAGAAATCATCGGTGGTTCTATGCGTGAGGAAGACTACGATGCCCTTGTCGCTAAAATGGAAGAACTTGGAATGGATCGTACAGAATATGAATTCTACCTTGACCTTCGTAAATACGGTACAGTACCACACGGTGGATTTGGTATCGGTATCGAGCGTATGGTAACTTTCGCAGCAGGTACAAAACATATCCGTGAAGCTATTCCATTCCCACGTATGTTGCACCGTATCAAACCATAA
- the rpsF gene encoding 30S ribosomal protein S6: MAKYEILYIIRPNIEEEAKNALVARFDSILTDNGATVVESKSWEKRRLAYEIQDFREGLYHIVNVEANDDAALKEFDRLSKINADILRHMIVKLDA, encoded by the coding sequence ATGGCTAAATACGAAATTCTTTATATCATTCGTCCAAACATTGAAGAAGAAGCGAAAAACGCTTTGGTAGCACGTTTTGACTCTATCTTGACTGACAACGGTGCAACTGTTGTTGAATCAAAATCATGGGAAAAACGTCGTCTTGCATACGAAATCCAAGATTTCCGTGAAGGACTTTACCACATCGTTAACGTTGAAGCAAACGATGACGCAGCTCTTAAAGAGTTTGACCGTCTTTCAAAAATCAACGCTGACATTCTTCGTCACATGATCGTCAAACTTGACGCGTAA
- the ssbA gene encoding single-stranded DNA-binding protein SsbA, which translates to MINNVVLVGRMTRDAELRYTPSNVAVATFTLAVNRTFKSQNGEREADFINVVMWRQQAENLANWAKKGSLIGITGRIQTRSYDNQQGQRVYVTEVVAENFQMLESRGVREGHTGGAYSAPTAGQSAPANPVPDFSRSENPFGATNPLDISDDDLPF; encoded by the coding sequence ATGATTAACAATGTTGTACTTGTAGGGCGTATGACACGTGACGCTGAGTTGCGTTATACCCCATCAAATGTAGCAGTTGCGACTTTTACTCTTGCAGTAAACCGTACATTTAAGAGTCAAAATGGCGAACGTGAGGCTGATTTTATCAATGTCGTTATGTGGCGTCAACAGGCTGAAAATCTTGCTAACTGGGCTAAAAAAGGCTCTCTTATCGGGATAACAGGCCGTATCCAGACTCGTAGTTACGATAATCAGCAAGGACAACGTGTCTACGTAACAGAAGTCGTGGCTGAGAATTTCCAAATGTTGGAAAGCCGTGGAGTGCGTGAAGGACATACAGGTGGAGCTTATTCTGCACCAACTGCTGGTCAATCAGCACCTGCAAACCCAGTACCAGACTTTTCACGTTCTGAAAATCCATTTGGAGCAACCAATCCATTGGACATTTCAGATGATGATTTACCATTCTAA
- the rpsR gene encoding 30S ribosomal protein S18 has protein sequence MAQQRRGGFKRRKKVDYIAANKIEYVDYKDTELLSRFVSERGKILPRRVTGTSAKNQRKVTTAIKRARVMALMPFVNED, from the coding sequence ATGGCTCAACAACGTCGTGGCGGATTCAAACGCCGTAAAAAAGTTGATTACATCGCAGCAAACAAAATTGAATATGTTGATTACAAAGATACTGAGCTTCTTAGCCGTTTCGTTTCAGAACGTGGGAAAATCCTTCCTCGTCGTGTAACAGGAACTTCAGCTAAAAACCAACGTAAAGTAACAACAGCTATCAAACGCGCTCGCGTAATGGCTTTGATGCCTTTCGTAAACGAAGATTAA
- a CDS encoding GNAT family N-acetyltransferase, producing the protein METTCLIRKMQTSDVKELSQGFTNQGWPGREEILARYFLEQECGEREVLVAEVGGALAGYVTILPCAKQGPFAEIYPELSDFNVFEPFQNQGIGNLLMEEAENRVKLFSDKVTLGVGLHSGYGPAQRLYIKRGYIPDGSGVWYQNHRPAMDATCEDIGDLVLYLSKDLI; encoded by the coding sequence ATGGAAACAACATGTCTGATTAGAAAAATGCAAACATCTGATGTTAAAGAACTATCCCAAGGTTTTACCAATCAAGGTTGGCCGGGTAGAGAAGAAATTTTGGCTAGGTATTTTCTTGAACAAGAATGTGGGGAGAGAGAAGTCTTAGTTGCAGAGGTTGGGGGTGCTTTAGCGGGTTATGTTACAATTTTGCCTTGCGCTAAGCAGGGGCCTTTTGCAGAAATCTATCCAGAACTATCAGATTTCAATGTCTTTGAGCCCTTTCAAAATCAAGGTATTGGAAACCTCTTGATGGAAGAGGCAGAAAATCGAGTTAAGCTTTTTTCAGACAAAGTGACGTTGGGTGTAGGTTTGCACTCAGGCTATGGACCTGCCCAGAGATTGTACATCAAACGAGGCTATATTCCAGATGGTTCGGGCGTCTGGTATCAAAATCACAGACCGGCTATGGATGCTACTTGTGAAGATATCGGTGACCTTGTTTTATATCTGTCAAAAGATTTGATTTAA
- the wecB gene encoding non-hydrolyzing UDP-N-acetylglucosamine 2-epimerase, translated as MKKLKVMVVFGTRPEAIKMAPLVLELQKHSDSIETITVVTAQHRQMLDQVLETFRIEPHYDLDIMGKNQSLLDITGKILEKFDPVVKQELPDMILVHGDTTTTFAASLVAFYNQVRIGHVEAGLRTFDKYSPFPEEMNRQMTDCLADLYFAPTSESKENLLKENHPESAIVITGNTAIDALKLTVQSDYYHEVLDQLDPDKKLVLVTMHRRENQGQPMRNVFAALREMVDLHQEIEVVYPVHLSPAVQEAAKDILAGHDRIHLIEPLDVLDFHNLASRSYFIMTDSGGVQEEAPSLGKPVLVLRDTTERPEGVRAGTLKLVGTDPVCVKEAMAALLTDETLYRQMSHAPNPYGDGRASERIVQSIQQYFGAATSVSEFKGGGIR; from the coding sequence ATGAAGAAACTGAAAGTGATGGTTGTTTTTGGAACACGACCAGAAGCTATTAAAATGGCCCCTTTAGTGTTGGAATTGCAAAAACATAGTGACAGCATTGAGACAATCACAGTTGTGACAGCCCAGCATCGTCAAATGCTGGACCAAGTTCTTGAAACGTTTCGCATCGAGCCACATTATGACCTGGATATTATGGGGAAAAATCAATCTCTTTTAGATATTACTGGAAAAATTTTAGAAAAGTTTGATCCAGTTGTTAAGCAAGAACTTCCAGATATGATTCTTGTTCATGGAGATACAACAACAACTTTTGCAGCCAGTTTAGTTGCTTTCTATAATCAGGTACGTATCGGCCACGTTGAAGCTGGTCTAAGGACCTTTGATAAGTATTCTCCTTTCCCAGAAGAGATGAATCGTCAGATGACTGACTGCCTTGCGGATCTCTATTTTGCTCCAACTAGTGAGAGTAAAGAAAATCTCCTCAAGGAAAATCATCCTGAGTCTGCTATTGTCATTACGGGAAATACAGCCATTGATGCCTTGAAACTAACCGTTCAATCGGATTACTATCATGAAGTTCTAGATCAATTGGATCCAGATAAGAAACTTGTATTGGTGACCATGCACCGTCGTGAGAATCAAGGTCAACCAATGAGAAATGTCTTTGCAGCTTTACGTGAGATGGTCGATCTTCATCAGGAAATTGAAGTTGTTTATCCTGTTCACCTTAGCCCCGCCGTGCAAGAAGCAGCAAAAGATATCTTAGCCGGTCACGATCGTATTCACTTGATTGAGCCTTTAGATGTACTTGATTTTCATAATTTGGCTTCAAGAAGCTATTTTATCATGACTGACTCTGGCGGAGTTCAGGAAGAGGCGCCTTCTCTCGGCAAACCTGTCCTTGTCCTTCGTGACACGACGGAACGTCCAGAAGGAGTAAGAGCAGGTACTTTGAAGCTAGTTGGTACGGATCCAGTATGTGTGAAAGAAGCGATGGCAGCACTTTTAACAGATGAAACTCTTTATAGACAAATGTCTCATGCACCAAATCCTTATGGAGATGGCAGAGCTTCTGAACGAATCGTACAATCCATTCAACAGTACTTTGGGGCAGCGACTTCTGTATCTGAATTCAAAGGGGGGGGAATAAGATAA
- a CDS encoding glycosyltransferase family 2 protein, with amino-acid sequence MISQMLMIFTLLTIWISLAWGLVILFSAVHFWFKHSDFRVDTSPLPYYPKVTIVVPAHNEDVVIAQTAKAILDMNYPHDRVELLLFADNCSDNTYAECLSVQAMPEYAERNLTIIDRTGTGGKAGVLNDALEMATGEYICVYDADAMPEKNALYFLVKEVMKDPERHVASFGRNKTRNANQNFLTRCINQEIVVTQRVHHVGMWHLFKIGRIPGTNFIIQTDFVKSIGGWKNGALTEDTDISFKIMQSGKLIALAYNSEAFQQEPETLKSYYMQRKRWAKGNYEVVLSNFKHLFGRANWRVKLEVFNYSCVFFWFNFAIVLSDLIFLANVLAICLNLFFPDVRVPFAFDADNIYIAQLMLFNWILMIGLYLMQIMTALASQFGQATTKQIWLALAAYFSYAQMFIVVSVDSISSIVLDKVLRRKETKWVKTKRFAG; translated from the coding sequence ATGATTAGTCAAATGTTAATGATTTTTACCTTGCTTACAATTTGGATTTCTCTAGCTTGGGGCTTGGTAATTCTCTTTTCGGCAGTACACTTTTGGTTTAAACACAGTGATTTTCGTGTAGATACTTCGCCGCTACCTTATTACCCGAAGGTTACCATTGTTGTTCCTGCTCATAATGAGGATGTGGTTATTGCCCAAACAGCAAAAGCTATCTTGGATATGAACTATCCTCACGACCGTGTGGAATTGCTTCTATTCGCAGATAACTGTTCAGATAACACCTATGCAGAATGTTTGTCAGTACAAGCCATGCCTGAATATGCAGAAAGAAATCTGACTATTATCGACCGTACTGGTACGGGAGGAAAAGCAGGTGTTCTAAACGATGCTTTGGAGATGGCAACAGGCGAATATATCTGTGTCTATGATGCGGATGCCATGCCTGAAAAGAACGCCCTTTATTTCCTTGTCAAAGAAGTGATGAAGGACCCAGAACGTCACGTGGCATCTTTCGGTCGCAACAAGACTCGAAATGCTAATCAAAATTTCTTGACTCGTTGTATCAACCAAGAAATCGTTGTTACTCAGCGCGTGCACCACGTTGGAATGTGGCATCTCTTTAAAATTGGGCGTATTCCAGGAACCAACTTTATCATTCAAACCGACTTTGTAAAGAGTATCGGTGGTTGGAAAAATGGTGCCTTAACCGAGGATACCGATATTTCCTTCAAAATCATGCAGAGTGGTAAATTGATTGCCCTTGCCTATAATTCAGAGGCTTTCCAACAAGAACCTGAGACCTTAAAGAGTTACTATATGCAACGGAAACGCTGGGCAAAAGGAAATTACGAAGTTGTTCTCTCGAACTTTAAGCATTTATTTGGCAGAGCAAACTGGCGTGTTAAATTAGAAGTTTTTAACTATTCGTGTGTTTTCTTTTGGTTTAACTTTGCCATTGTTCTATCGGATTTGATTTTCCTAGCGAATGTGCTAGCAATCTGCCTTAATCTTTTCTTCCCAGATGTCAGGGTTCCATTTGCTTTTGATGCGGACAATATCTACATTGCACAGCTCATGCTTTTTAACTGGATACTCATGATTGGTCTCTATTTGATGCAAATTATGACAGCATTGGCAAGTCAATTTGGACAAGCGACGACAAAACAAATCTGGTTAGCCTTGGCAGCATATTTCTCTTACGCACAGATGTTTATCGTTGTATCCGTTGATTCCATTTCTTCAATAGTGCTGGATAAAGTACTCCGACGAAAAGAAACCAAGTGGGTTAAAACTAAGCGATTTGCAGGATAG
- a CDS encoding glycosyl hydrolase family 8: MKTNKLKYVWFVLILSIFCLALFLARGRTKIEMRNRIYSQWSQQFLVTKGDQSYVRTTNDSEGTTVLSEAQSYGMLITVLAAQKGQATQADFENLYRYYQNHRIEGTQLMSWKQVITNSSETVEKQNATDGDLYIAYSLIEAAKQWPDKAQEYQEQAKKILEDILRYNYNEETGVLTVGNWANKDSDYYYLMRTSDILPRYFQSFYDLTGNKQWLDVKDKMLGQLEQISSHSDTGLLPDFIWAEKSGARLVDANTIESQYDGAYSYNACRLPYHLSQSQDERSQKLVQKMMDFFMKEQRIYAGYDLNGTALNQYQAGSFLAPITYASDKGEGYLKLLQQNKYIFTQDLPLDNYYDATMITMIALEMF; this comes from the coding sequence ATGAAAACGAATAAATTAAAATATGTCTGGTTTGTGCTCATCCTTTCTATCTTTTGTTTAGCCTTGTTTTTAGCAAGAGGAAGGACTAAAATCGAGATGCGTAATCGAATTTACAGCCAATGGAGCCAACAGTTCCTTGTTACAAAAGGCGATCAGTCTTATGTTCGTACGACGAATGATTCGGAGGGAACAACAGTTCTATCTGAAGCCCAAAGTTATGGCATGCTCATAACGGTTTTAGCAGCCCAAAAAGGGCAAGCGACACAAGCAGATTTTGAGAATCTTTATCGCTATTACCAAAATCATCGTATCGAGGGAACGCAGTTGATGTCTTGGAAGCAAGTGATCACAAATAGTAGTGAAACGGTTGAGAAGCAAAACGCAACTGATGGAGATCTCTACATCGCTTATTCTTTGATTGAAGCTGCCAAGCAGTGGCCGGATAAGGCGCAGGAATACCAAGAGCAAGCTAAAAAAATCTTAGAAGATATTCTTCGATACAATTACAATGAAGAGACAGGTGTTCTGACAGTAGGGAACTGGGCCAACAAGGATTCCGATTATTATTACTTGATGCGGACGTCTGATATTCTTCCTCGCTATTTCCAATCTTTCTATGACCTGACTGGAAACAAACAGTGGTTAGACGTTAAGGATAAGATGCTTGGGCAACTGGAGCAAATTAGTTCTCATTCTGATACGGGTCTCTTGCCAGACTTTATCTGGGCTGAGAAGTCAGGGGCGCGTCTTGTTGATGCCAACACTATCGAATCTCAGTATGATGGAGCGTATTCTTATAACGCTTGCCGTTTGCCTTATCACTTGTCTCAGAGTCAGGATGAAAGAAGCCAAAAACTCGTTCAAAAGATGATGGATTTCTTTATGAAAGAGCAACGCATTTATGCGGGATATGACTTGAACGGAACTGCCCTCAATCAATACCAGGCAGGTAGTTTCTTGGCACCAATTACCTATGCATCTGACAAGGGAGAAGGTTATCTGAAACTTCTTCAGCAAAATAAATACATTTTCACACAAGATTTACCTTTGGACAACTACTATGATGCAACGATGATTACCATGATTGCTCTAGAGATGTTCTAA
- a CDS encoding bifunctional Cof-type HAD-IIB family hydrolase/peptidylprolyl isomerase, with translation MDAKLKYKAKKIKIVFFDIDDTLRTSKTGFIPATIPTVFKQLREKGILTGIASGRGIFGVVPEIRELKPDFFVTLNGAYIEDKKGQVIYQYQIDKSDVEEYISWTKREGIEYGLVGSHDAKLSTRTELISEAIDPIYPNLDVDPDFHEKVEIYQMWTFEDKGDALRLPKSLSDKLRMVRWHEHSSDIVPISGSKATGVAKVVEHLGLKPENVMVFGDGLNDLELFDYAGISIAMGVSHEKIKEKADYITKTVEEDGIFGALEGFGMVEKELHFPQVEIETVEGPLATIKTNHGDLRIKLFPEHAPKTVANFVALSKDGYYDGVIFHRIIKDFMIQGGDPTGTGMGGESIYGDSFEDEFSEELYNVRGALSMANAGPNTNGSQFFIVQNQHLPYSKKEIARGGWPEPIAEIYAEQGGTPHLDRRHTVFGQLVDAESFAVLDAIAAVETGAMDKPVEDVVIETIEIED, from the coding sequence ATGGATGCGAAATTAAAATACAAGGCAAAGAAGATTAAAATCGTCTTTTTTGATATCGATGATACCTTGCGTACGTCAAAGACAGGTTTTATTCCAGCTACAATTCCCACTGTCTTTAAACAGTTGCGTGAAAAAGGAATTTTGACAGGAATTGCCTCTGGTCGTGGTATTTTCGGTGTTGTTCCAGAGATTCGTGAGCTTAAGCCGGACTTTTTTGTAACTCTGAATGGGGCCTATATAGAAGATAAAAAAGGTCAGGTCATTTATCAATATCAGATTGACAAGTCAGATGTTGAGGAGTATATCTCTTGGACTAAGCGAGAGGGAATTGAATATGGCTTGGTTGGTAGTCATGACGCCAAACTCTCTACGCGAACAGAACTGATCAGTGAGGCTATTGACCCGATTTATCCAAACTTGGATGTGGATCCTGACTTCCATGAAAAAGTAGAGATTTATCAGATGTGGACCTTTGAAGATAAAGGAGATGCCTTGCGCTTGCCAAAGTCTTTATCGGATAAACTTCGCATGGTGCGTTGGCATGAACATTCATCTGATATCGTGCCTATTTCAGGTTCAAAAGCCACAGGTGTAGCCAAGGTGGTGGAGCATTTAGGCTTGAAACCAGAGAATGTCATGGTCTTTGGGGATGGTCTCAATGACTTGGAACTCTTTGATTATGCTGGAATCAGTATTGCCATGGGAGTTTCCCATGAAAAAATCAAAGAAAAAGCAGATTATATTACAAAAACAGTAGAAGAAGATGGCATTTTTGGTGCCTTAGAAGGATTTGGTATGGTAGAAAAAGAATTGCATTTCCCACAAGTAGAAATTGAAACAGTAGAAGGCCCTCTTGCGACCATTAAGACAAATCACGGAGACTTGCGTATCAAGCTCTTCCCTGAACATGCCCCTAAAACAGTGGCTAACTTTGTTGCTCTGTCAAAAGACGGTTACTATGATGGTGTCATTTTCCACCGAATTATCAAGGACTTTATGATCCAAGGTGGAGACCCAACTGGTACTGGTATGGGGGGAGAATCAATCTACGGCGACTCTTTTGAAGATGAATTTTCTGAAGAACTCTATAATGTTCGTGGCGCTCTTTCTATGGCCAATGCGGGTCCAAATACCAATGGAAGTCAGTTCTTTATCGTACAAAACCAACACTTACCGTACTCTAAGAAAGAGATTGCGCGTGGTGGTTGGCCTGAACCAATCGCTGAGATCTATGCCGAGCAAGGTGGAACTCCTCACCTTGATCGTCGCCATACTGTTTTTGGACAATTGGTAGATGCAGAATCTTTTGCGGTCTTGGATGCCATTGCAGCTGTTGAGACTGGTGCAATGGACAAGCCAGTTGAAGATGTAGTAATTGAAACGATTGAAATTGAGGACTAG
- a CDS encoding S1 RNA-binding domain-containing protein, with translation MKIGDKLTGRITGIQPYGAFVELETGVTGLIHISEIRTGFIENIYDILKIGDEVQVQVVDFDEYTGKASLSIRTLEEEKHQLPRRRRFSNDRIKHGFAPLARMMPVWTREALEHLKKKP, from the coding sequence ATGAAAATTGGTGATAAGCTAACTGGGCGTATTACAGGAATTCAGCCCTATGGTGCCTTTGTTGAGTTAGAGACAGGGGTGACAGGGCTGATTCACATCTCGGAGATTCGGACGGGATTTATTGAAAATATCTATGACATTTTAAAAATTGGCGATGAAGTCCAAGTTCAGGTGGTGGATTTTGACGAATACACTGGGAAGGCCAGTCTTTCTATCCGTACCTTGGAAGAGGAAAAACATCAATTGCCAAGACGGAGACGTTTTTCAAATGATCGGATCAAGCACGGTTTTGCGCCCCTTGCTCGAATGATGCCTGTTTGGACGCGTGAGGCACTGGAGCATTTAAAGAAGAAGCCATAA